AGAGCGAGCAGGCTGAAGAAGGGACAGCGAGCGAGGCCGGGCCAGGCCAGCAGGAGCCAGGCAGGCAGGTGCACAGTGCAGGAGGCAGGCGCAGGCCGGGGCAGCCCGAGCCACGCCGCCTCTGGGTTCCTAGCAGCTGCGGCCCGACTCTCGCCCCTGAGGCGCTGTGTCCCCGGCCGCAGCCGTCCGCTGACACTCTCGCTTACACCGCAGGCTGAGAAGGTGCTGCAGTTCGACCCGGGGACCAAGAACGTGACGGCGCTGCTGATGGAGGCACGGGAGCTGGAGGCCCGGGTCATCATCCTCTCTGCCAGGTGAGGCTGGGCcgggcccctccctccacctcaccCAGGGCTGCGCCTGGGCCACGGGCACTGTGGGGCCGAAGTGGAGTTTCAGCTTCCGAAATGCCATCGCCAGggagacccccgccccccccgccccccccccccgctcccgtGTACACAGCTGGTGCCCTGGCAGATGCCACGCCCTCCACGTGTCCATCCCAACTCCTTCCCGTCGCCTGCCGCCGCTCGCTCCGAGCTGGACGACGGATAAGCCCCTGCCTTTAGTAAGGCAGACACGGCCCGAGGTGATAGACGTGTCACAGGACTCTGGGCACTGGGCGCAGGGAGAAGGCCCAGGGAAGTGGGAAGTGACATGGGTGCAGGTGAGCCCAGGCGAGAAGGCCACAGCGGGGAGAGAGCCAGAGTCCCAGGACGGGAAGACGGCAATGGTCAGAGTGGGCAGCACGGAGAAGGGAACCAGTTAGGGACCTGTGAACACCAGGCCGCCGCCAGACAGGGCCTGGCCCACACCTCGACTTTGGAAATGAGCCCCTAGGGAACCTCTCCCTGTCTGTAAATGGCTCGGATCccctgggaagggagagggcaggCCACCCggagcagggaaaggaagagcCCCGCTCCACGGAACAgccaggagggcctgggtgggcaCGGCCCCCCGGCCACCCCTTCCTAGAAGCACTGCCAGGCTCCAACAGAGCGGGGGACCAACGGGGGTCACCTCACCCAGAGAAGCATTCCCCAAATGCTGCTCTCGGGCAGaccacagacagacagacagacagcaatACGCCGAGGCTCAGGACAGGTGTCCGTTGTGCATTCAGTCAACAAATCTCTGACACAGAGCCGGGCGCCCCACCTCGAGGTGCAGGAGCAAAGTGGGGCCAATCAAGGCTCCTTGGGCCGGAAGGCAGGAAGCCCTCACTCACCACTCACCCACGTCACGGGCCACTTGCCAAGCCAACCCTCCGACCCTGGGCGCTTGGGGAGGAGAAAGGTTTGAGGGCTTGTCCAGACAAGGTCAGGGGGCTGCACGGTCCCTCCCAGAACAAGCCCCTCCAGGAAGGTGCCACCAGATCCTCTGATTGGTTCTATTCCCCCGCACCCATCATAGGGCTTGAGACGGACTCCGTGGGTGCGGTGGGGTGAAGGGTGGGTGGATGGGCCAGTGGACGGGCAGGTGGGCAAGCGGACGGTCAGCTGGCAGCCAGAAGGCCCCTTCCCCCGGGACAGAGCAACTCGAGGAACTCATTATGCCAAAACATAGATGTTCGACCGTTGGGGGCTTTTACAAAGGATGAGGTCACGTCAGACTAGACCCGTCCAGCCCACACACTGCGATCAGAGTGGCCACCGGGACGCAGGCCAGAAAGCCACAGGTAAAACCGACCCACGCACTCCCACCACACCCGGGTCCCAGCAGAGGGGTGGGTGCTTTCTGATCGGTTTTCGCCTGGTCAGCGAGATCCCACACCACAGCCTGAAGCCCCCTGAGCTCGGGCTGGGAGGGGCTCACCCTGCGTCGCCAGCCCCCAGGGTCAAGGAGGGGTTTGGCAGATGTGAGTGCAACTAAAAGGCCAGCGCGGGGAAGGGTACGTGGTCACGTCAGACAgttgcacacacaccacacacacagggCCACGTGCACGAGTACGCGAGCACACACCGTATAACGCCACACGTACGCACACATCATCTGCACACGCACACCTCAGCAAACGGGTGCACACAGGCACACGGCACATTCGcaccagtcacacacacacacacatacacacacgttcACACACTCACCTGCACAAATACCACGTACGCAGCACACACAACACGTACCGAGCACACACACGCCACATGCACGCACGTTGTGCACGTGCTGTATAGACACGTGCACGCCATATACGCACTCACAAGCTTGCACGCTCACACCCACACATCCATACACAGTGCACACACACGTACcttacacatatgcacacaagcCATTCACACGCGCAGACACCATATGTGCGCATACAGGCTCACCACACTTATGTGCAGACATATGCACACCTGCACACAGGTGCGTGCACCCCACACACGCACGTACTCCACACCCGCATGCACAGCGCACACGTGTTCCTGCGTGCGtacgcacacacaccccacacgcTCACACGCTGCCGACAAAGGCACAGCACTCGTATCGACCACACAGCCACCAACACCCCCTCTTGAATTCCTGTAAGGCCCCCGCCTGGACTGTTAACACTGGAAGAAACCCCTCCGCTCACATACGGGGCTCCTTGGAGCAGAGCCGCCCCAGTCCCACGACAGAGGCTAGCCCGGCCCCCAGCCCTCCCAGCTCCCCGGGAGCGGCACCTACAGGCCTTCCTGACCCTGGGACCTCCCCCCACACACTGGCTCCTCCTTCTTGAGGGCTGTTGAGAGCACTTTGCAGAGAGACCTCATTAAGCCAGTCTTCATTTCTGAGCCATTTCCTATGGAGGGGGGAGAAGTCGTTCCTCAGACTTTTCATTCCTATCTTCCGGAGATTGTCTCCTCTGGGGCCGATTACTTCCCTCAATCAGTTTTGATGGATCGATCAGGATTTTGCGCACAACTTTTTACTGGCGATACCGACGTACACAGATACGCGCACAGGCGTGTGCTCGTTCCGCTAAGTCGAAAGTCACAGACCTGCACTGTGTCAAGCAGATGAGCTTCTCTGCCAGGTTTTGTGAGCACCACTGACAGGGGGCACGGGTGCCCCTCCACACACAGTGCCGGTCTTTCCGGGTCATCTTGGCTCGATATTCTCCTTTGGCCTCGGGTACGGGGCTGCCTGGAGTACCTCTGTTTGCGTTGCTTATGTCTGAGTAGCATGTCACGTAGAGCGAACGCTGAAGGTCTTGGCTCATTCTTGAGAAAATCGAGGGCAGACCCCTTAGGGAGCCTCGGGCCACCTGGGTTTCCAGAGTCAGCCATTGTGAAAATAACCCAACGCTCAGTCTGTCCGGCCTCTCTGTGCCCCGTGCCCGCGTGTTAGAGAGGCAAAGTGCCAGGTGTGGTCTAGGCCTGTGCGGGGCCGAGTCCAGTCCGGCAGAGAAGCAAGCGGTGGTTCCGCACTCCCCCGCCGCGTGGCCCCCATGGCCCTACCGGGCCCAGGATCCTCGTCCTGACCAGGAGACCCCTAGGGGATCAGGTGCACAGGGGCTCGCCTGTAAGGACATCCCGAGAGCTCAGGACCACCTGCACTGTCCCCCGTGATGGCCCGGTTCTAGGCGGCAGGACACAAAGCATAACGGGTGCGGCAGCTACCGGCCCCCTCCGGCAGCTTCCGCTGCAGCGCTAGGGGCAGTTCCCAGACGCTGGGCCCCACCAACATCTGACCCGCCTGGAGAGTCCCCAGCCCCTCGTCTCACATGTGTGGACTTGGAGAACCAGAATGTGCGCAGCCTACCCAGGAGGTCACAGGAGCATGGGCCCTGGGGTGACTGTCCAGACGCAGACCCGGGTCTGCCATTACCCTCACTCGTGTGCTTTGGGTGCCTTGGTTTCCCCTCCTGACACAGGGATAGTACTGATGTCCGCCTCGTAGGGATACCGTGAGAATTAAGTAAGAGAGTCCGTGTAACGCGCTCAGAGCAGTGCCCGGTACCGTGAGCAAGTAAGCAATCAACAATGATCCGTCACCATCTGGGGCGCCGTGACCCTGCTCACCAAGGGGGGAGGGCCAGCAAGAGAGGCCTGGGAAGCTCTGGGGGTCTGGGCCCCGTcaccccatcccccccctccacccGTCACCTCTGCtgtcggggtgtgtgtgtgggggggggttctCCTGGTCCAGGTGCGGGCTGGCGATGCAGGCTGGGACTGGTCACCTGCGTAGGGTCAGTGGGCCCAGCTAGGGGGGTACCGGGGACTGTCCACTCTGCAGCATCACTGGACCCAGgaagggctggaggtgggggggtgctggGCCTGTCACCTCTGCAGTGTCTCCAGGCCTCtttccaggggagggaggggctggggggcggggccagggacACACTCCAGAGGAGGACCTGTGAACCCAGAGCATCCACAGGCACAGGTCCGGTGGGGAAGGGCTGGAGGGTTGGCCGGGCCCGTcacccccctctgccccacaGCGAGGACGACGCCGCCACCGTGTACCGCGCGGCCGCGATGCTGAACATGACAGGCTCCGGGTATGTGTGGCTGGTGGGGGAGCGAGAGATCTCGGGGAACGCCCTGCGCTACGCCCCGGACGGTGAGTGCTGGACCTCTCTGGGTCCCGGTGGGCAGGGGTCCCCCACGGACACTAAGCCCACCCCACTCGCCCCAGGCATCATCGGACTGCAGCTCATCAATGGCAAGAACGAGTCGGCCCACATCAGTGACGCCGTCGGTGTGGTGGCCCAGGCGGTGCACGAACTCCTGGAGAAGGAGAACATCACCGACCCACCGCGGGGCTGCGTGGGCAACACCAACATCTGGAAGACAGGGCCGCTCTTCAAGAGGTGGGCGGGGATTGTCTTCAAGAGGTGGGCGGGGACTCTCCTCAAGAGGTGGGCAGGACTCTTCTAGAGGTGGGGGCAGGATTCCCTTCTGGAGGAGGGGCGGGACTCTCTTctagaggtgggggggggcgggattgTCTTCTAGAGGTGGGCGGGACTCTATTCTGGAGGTGGGTGAGGCCTCTCAGAAGATGACAGCGGTCGCTCCTCAGCAGGTGGTCAGACATCCTACACGTACAGGCATCTCCCGGACTTCCCCCCTGGCCCCCCATCTGtcttccaccaccacctccagctCCACTGTGATAATCATCTGTCCCATTTCCAGCAGCGACATTAATGTCTCAAATGTCCCTGAAATCGTGGCTGCCTCCACTGCTCCTGACCCCGAGACCCACCCCAGCTCCCCAGGGTAGCTGACAGCCCTTGGGAGGAGGCTCCTGCTGCAGATGGGGACAGGGGGCTTCCGAGTACCGAGCACATCAGACAAGGAGCCCCCTAAGGATGGAACCTAAGCCTGTAGGGAGCCAGGGCTGGCCAGATGTCCAAGTGGATGGACATAGTGGGGCAGGAGTTACTTCACAGCACCCTGGACATTATGCCACTCAGCCTATCACCAGAGCCCCTCCACCCCACTAAGTAGCAGACACGGAATCGCACGTGCAGAACCACAGTTATGACGCCCACAACAGGAGCACACACACAACGGCAGGCTTGTGCAGCGGATGTGCACACACTCGGCGAGGCGCGTGGCACGCACACATGCATAGGGATGCATGCACACAAGGGCCACGCGTGTTCACGCGTATGGCTCGTGGGCACGCTACGCGTGCACGTACAGCAGGACAGCACATCGGCCCTACTTCCCTTTTGGTGAGCAGGTTACTGCTCCCTTCCGGGGCAAGGAGAGCTGCTGGGAGGCTCGAGTGTCCCAAAGCGCAGAAAGCCCTCGAGTGGGGCGTGGGCTCGGGAGTTGCTGGGCCACCACGGCGGTGCTCTCCGTCTGGTGCCGGCAGGCAGGCACACCGTCCGACTCCCAGCACGAGGGTCTGGTTCCTGCTCACCTGTCCTTGTTGGCactgaggcagaggaaggggctAGGGCTGCTCAGAAGGCCGGGGAGAGGGGACGTGCCCGGTAAGCGTGCCCACACCGCCCTCCCCAGGGTGCTGATGTCCTCCAAGTACGCCGACGGGGTGACGGGCCGTGTGGAGTTCAACGAGGACGGGGACCGGAAGTTCGCCAACTACAGCATCATGAACCTGCAGAACCGCAAGCTGGTGCAAGTGGGCATCTACAACGGCACCCACGTAGGTGGGGGtcatgagggggtgggggctggggccttAGGGTCCTGGGGCCAAGACCCCTGCGTGGCCACCCTCCATCTCATACTCCCACCCCCAGGTTATCCCCAACGACAGGAAGATCATCTGGccaggtggagagacagagaagccccGAGGGTACCAGATGTCCACCAGGCTGAAGGTGGGGGCCTACCGCCCTGTGCCAGCATCCACACCCAGACACTCCATCCAGCTCCGCGGGCCCACAGGAGGGGACAGTGAGGCCAGTGCAAAGGACCGAAGCAAGCGGGGAATGGACCGGCGCCCGGCTGCCACAGCCCACACCTGGTGacacagagcaagcagggagagcaggtggagggaggagaggcagctgCTGGGCCCCGTCCCGTGGGCTCTCTCCAGAGCGTCTCTGGATCCAAATGCACTTCAGTCAGGAAGCCGTGTGGGATAGGACCCTCCTGGGGATGAGCTGCTAGGGGacggagggacagacagaggttGTTCTGTGGACTCGAGCTCCTGCACTCATCACCCCTCTGGGGGACCctagccaccccacccccagtcttcACAGCCTCTCACCATGACTGAGTCAAACCGTactttcacccctccccccccccccccccccccacagcatTCTCCATGGCGGGCTGTTCCCTCCTTCCTTGACCCTCCTGCTGGGGCCTCTGGGAGACCCTCCTGGCTGGCCTTTCCCCTCACAACTTCTCTTCCTTGCTCCTTTGGGCTCATCCCTGGGCCCCTGTGTCCTCCTCGGCACTCTCGTGAGAGCCCCTCCTGTTACCGGCCCACAGCAGCACTGGGCCAGAGTCTTAGATCGCCAAAGGCAAAGATCCTAAGTGCCGTGGGCCCAGTGAACCTTCTCCCGGCACGCCCAGGTCCTCAAATGTCTCTTGACCTAGTCTCCTTTCTGAGGCCACCCCCTAGGGCCTCTCACCCAGACCCATGTCAGCACCTGCCCGCAGGTCACCATCCTTCATGACAGGCAGAGTGGGCTTTTCCAAAGCCAGCCCGGCTCCTTGCAGTTCGATACCTTGTGTTGGAAAGTGAAAGTAAGAGCCAAAACACTGACGGCCAGATGGTCCAGGTGGTCCCAGCCAGGCTGCCAGATTCAGATggctttttcaactttttttttttttttttggtctcaccGATTTTTTTAACGTGCAAACATACATTGCTTGTATAATAGAAAAACGTGATGAAAGTTTACACAGCTCCTGCAGGGGCTCCCAATCCCCCAGGGGAAAAGTCAAAATGCTGCCCTTACAGCCGAGGCTCTGGCCAGCCCGCCCTGCAGACCCACCGTCCCCCATGTGCCAGAAGAGAATCCTTCTCAAACTGATCCCTGCTCACTCCGCAGGCTCAACCTGTTGCGTTTGGCTCAGCCCCCCGTGTCCTGTatctgcccccctcaccccctagGCTATGGGCCCCTGGAAGATAGGAAGAAGAGAGAACCCCAGCATAAGCCTCAAGTATCCCCTTGGGCTGAGAGGCAAGCTACGGGAGAGAAGACAGCATTggcaaaggaaagaggaaggcaggacAGATAGATGATCAGATAGCCATTGCTGAAGAGGCTGAAGGCCAGGAGAGGCCAGGTGGTCAGACAAGGGTGATCCCTGCGGGTCCCAGGTCCTGAGCAGGCTCAGAGTGGATGCCAGACATGCCCCTGTCCTCATGGTGGGTGGTGGCAGGCAGGGTGCATGCTCTGGGCCGGGACAGGGAGTTTCTCATCCCTGAGAGATCAGAGAAGGTGCTGGGCACACTGGCCATTCCAGCAGGCTCCTCTGATGGAAGGAGTGATGTGTAAGCCAAGATCCCCAAGACAAGTGGCCAAGAGGAGGGCACACTGTTTCAGGAGGCCATGTGTCTTCTGGATGCTGAGGAGTCTGGGGACCCTCCTGAGGGCAACGGCCAGATGTTGTTGATGGTGGCCGGGGAAGATGTGGATTGACCCCCTGAGGCTGAGCAGAAGGGAAGTGGCTGGAGTGGGGGGACACCAGGGGCTTGGAGGGAGTGCAGGGGAGTCTGGGCGCTGAGGGTGGATGGTCCAGGCTgggtctctcccccccccaccccccccacccccagattgtGACGATCCACCAAGAGCCTTTCGTGTACGTCAAACCCACGCTGAGCGATGGCACATGCAAGGAGGAGTTCACGGTCAATGGGGACCCGGTGAAGAAGGTGATCTGCACAGGACCCAATGACACGTCACCGGGCAGCCGTGAGTGCCAGACGGGCATGGGGCGCGGGCGCGGAGCGGAGTAGCCAGGAGCTCGGTGGTTATGGCCCCTGTCCACCTCCCTAGCACGCCACACAGTGCCTCAGTGCTGCTATGGCTTCTGCATTGACCTGCTCATCAAGTTGGCGCGGACCATGAACTTCACTTATGAGGTGCACCTGGTGGCCGATGGCAAGTTTGGCACTCAAGAGCGGGTACGCGTGGATTGCTAGGAGCCACGAGGGACGGGACCGGGTGGACCGAGTCTTACTGGGGACAGGGAcggggtgggcggggcctgccggcgggggcggggcctgagcgggcgggggcggggtctGCGAACCGGGCGGGACCTGGCGTGGGCGGGGCCTGCGGGCAAGGCGGGGCCTGCAGACCGGGGCCGGGTCTGGAGTGGGGTGACCCAAGAGCCGAGCCCAGGCGGGCGCCGGCGGCTGGAGCGGGACGGACGGTGTCCGCGCACCCACCGGAGCATCGCCGCGCAGGTGAACAACAGCAATAAGAAGGAGTGGAACGGGATGATGGGCGAGTTGCTCAGCGGGCAGGCGGACATGATCGTGGCGCCCCTGACCATCAACAACGAGCGCGCACAGTACATCGAGTTCTCCAAGCCCTTCAAGTACCAGGGCCTGACCATTCTGGTCAAGAAGGTGGGCAGGGcccggcgggggtggggcggggtccGAGGTGAGGTCGGGCGGCGCTGACAGCCCATGCACCTGCAGGAGATCCCCCGAAGCACGCTGGACTCGTTCATGCAGCCCTTCCAGAGCACACTGTGGCTGCTGGTGGGGCTCTCGGTGCACGTGGTGGCGGTGATGTTGTACCTGCTGGACCGCTTCAGGTGAGCGCGGCCCGAGGGCCTGACGCCTCcacctgcgggggggggggggggggggggaggggggcggagcccggcgaggggcggggcagggctgcCCTTCCAGCCCTCTCCCGCCGGCCCTCTGCTCCCCGCAGCCCCTTCGGCCGGTTCAAGGTGAAcagtgaagaggaggaggaggacgcgCTGACCCTGTCTTCGGCCATGTGGTTCTCCTGGGGCGTCCTGCTCAACTCGGGTATCGGGGAAGGTGAGGCCACGTCCCGGCCGCCTCCCGCTCCGCCCCTTCCCGCCCGCCGGGAGCTGACCGGCCTCTGCCCGCAGGCGCCCCCCGAAGCTTCTCAGCGCGCATCCTGGGCATGGTGTGGGCCGGCTTCGCCATGATCATCGTGGCCTCCTACACCGCCAACCTGGCGGCCTTCCTGGTGCTGGACCGGCCCGAGGAGCGCATCACCGGCATCAACGACCCGCGGGTGAGGCTTAGCCGCTGCGGGCGGCCGGCGTGAGGTCGGCGGGTCTCTGCCTCGGGTGGAGCCCGGGAGCAGCCGCGAGCCCTGCCCTCTGACCCGGCAGCTGAGGAATCCCTCGGACAAGTTCATCTACGCGACTGTGAAGCAGAGCTCGGTGGACATCTACTTCCGGCGGCAGGTGGAGCTGAGCACCATGTACCGACACATGGAGAAGCACAACTATGAGAGCGCGGCCGAGGCCATCCAAGCCGTGCGGGacaagtgagggggggggggacggggcgTGCGGGACACGCGAGGGGGGACGGGGCGTGCGGGACACGCGAGGGGgcggacgggggaggggcatccACCCCTACAGGAAGAGTGTCCGTCCAGGCTGGACGGGAACCACGGGACGGAGATAGAGGTGAGGATTCGGGTCGGACAGGACGAAGGCGTACCAGGTGCAGGGGCGAGGGCAGACCGGTTGTGCCGCGCGCCCATGACCCCCGCTCCTGCCCGCAGCAAGCTTCATGCCTTCATCTGGGACTCGGCGGTGCTGGAGTTTGAGGCCTCGCAGAAGTGCGACCTAGTGACCACTGGCGAGCTGTTCTTCCGCTCAGGCTTCGGCATCGGCATGCGCAAGGACAGCCCCTGGAAGCAGAACGTCTCCCTGTCCATCCTCAAGTGAGTCTGCCTCCCCCGCCGCCCGCGGTCCTGCACCTTCCTCCGAGAGCCTCCCACCGGAGGCGGACCCCTCCCCAGAGCCCgaccccgccgccgccgccgccgccgccgccgccgccgcggcacACAGACACCGCCCACCGCGGGCCAGGCCCCGCCCGCTCCGGGCCCCGCCCACTCCGGGCCGCGCCCTCCCCCCCAGGTCCCACGAGAACGGCTTCATGGAAGACCTGGACAAGACATGGGTGCGGTACCAGGAGTGTGACTCGCGCAGCAACGCCCCTGCTACCCTTACCTTCGAGAACATGGCAGGTGGGTGTCCCCATCGCCCTCCGTCCCCCTGCGGACACCGGCGGGGTTCTCCAAGGGGCCTGCAGGCGGGCAGCCAACAGCTAAGGCCCTGGGTCCTGGCCCACAGGGGTCTTCATGCTGGTGGCGGGGGGCATTGTGGCCGGCATCTTCCTGATCTTCATTGAGATCGCCTACAAGCGACACAAGGACGCTCGCCGGAAGCAGATGCAGCTAGCCTTTGCCGCGGTGAACGTGTGGAGAAAGAACTTGCAGGTAGGACAGGCACTCTCCGAGGCCTGGTGCCCACGGCCCGGCCTGGCCCCGGCCCTCCTCCATTCCCGCAGGCCGAAGCACTGGCTCTGGCCCCCGGGAGCCCATGTGGGCAGGACCGGAGCTAGGAGCCACAGCCAGGGGCAGCGCTGCTGGGGGCCACCTGCGGGTGGCTGCCCCCTGCAAAGCCCGGCTCCAAGCCTCCGCCTGGCCCCTCTGTCTCCAGAGTCGCCCACCGGCGCCCATTCCATAGGAAGGCAAACTGAGGCAGGGTAAGACAGGGACCCACCTGGGTATAGCACGTGAGTCCAAGACATTCTGCCCTCGCCGCCCCACGCCTCCCCTCGGCACCCTCCAGGGacccccttccctgctgcccTGCTGTGTCCTGTGCTCCATAACTCCAGCCTGAATCGGGCGAGCTGGCCCTGCCTGGCACTCCAGGCCGTGTCTGTGGGAACTTGCTGCCAGCTGGAAACAGGCTGCACACCGGGCAGCCACGGCCCACCTGGAATAGGGCAGGTAGTGGGGCCTGTGCAGGCCTGAGGGCTCACGCCCCAGGGTCCTTTCTGGCttgcttcttctcttctctttctctgggtgATTCCCCAGAGCCTGTGTCCTGGGATGAATTTGATGTTCAGAGAGGGAGGGCCAGGTCCGGGGCGGGGGAGCGGGAGGATGGGTTGCTGGAGCCCCCACACCTCTCATCTGCCCACTCTTGCTCTTGGGACCTGGTCACTGCTCTCACTAGCTGGCACAGGGCCATCCTGGCCATCAGACCCCAGGCCAGGGTCTGGAAGCCACctccatctatctatctctccAGTTCATCTCGCCACCTGCCTTCGGCCCCTCGGCCCCTTCCCGAATCTTGGCGTGCCCCCTCAGGGGAGAGAATCGCTGGCAGGGCCCGAGGGGCGACTCCTCCGGTGCTTGGGGGACCCTTCTCCTCGGGACACCTGTAATccagggccacccaggagccagggagccaggcagACGTCCCAGGAAGAGAGCCAGACgggacccacccccaccccctcccaagtCCAGCCCCAGCACGAGCAAGGTCAAGCCCAAGACCGGGCAGGAGCAGAGGCCGCCTGCACACGTTCGGCTGTTGGTGCGTCTGTCCAgcacagggaggcaggcaggagcgAGGGCCTGAGCGGCGGCCAGGCTGGGCAGCAGCCCCCGAGAAGCAGGCGAGGGCAGGTGTGGCCGCCACCCTTAGCCGTCTAATCACTTATACATATTCATTTTAGGATAGAAAGAGTGGTAGAGCAGAGCCCGACCCTAAAAAGAAAGCCACATTTAGGGCTATCACCTCCACCCTGGCTTCCAGCTTCAAGAGACGTAGGTCCTCCAAAGACACGGTAAGGGGAAGAACGCCCAGTCCCACGTCTCCGACTCTTATCTCGCCCCGCCCCCGTGTCTGTGTCCCGTGCATCAGGCGTGCCCTCTCCCTCACCATCCCATCCACCCCACCTCTGACCGCTGTGGCCCTTCTGCCCTCATCTCTATTTGCCCAGCACACGAGGTCTTCACTCTCCGACTCTCCAGACCTTTCTTGGTCCTTTCTCCCACTGGCCCTCACTGGGCCCTCTTTCCCCATGTGTCTCTGCGTTGGTCTGCCCCCCATGCCATGACGCCATGCGCCATCTTGAAGCTGTGTCATGTTGTTGGTCAGCCGGTCAGCCTCACCGACTCGGGGCTGCGCCCAGGGCCCCGGGAGCCCGGCGCCAATCTGTCCCGGACTCCTCACTGTCAGGAGGCCACACCACCTCTCTGTTACGTCCGTTTCTCCAGCCTCTCCCAGAGCGGCCCACTGCCCTCTTTCCCACCCCTTGCGACATCCATGGAGGGGTGGCTGTGATGTCCCATCCGCCCGTCTGTCTGGCCGCCAGCCCCACCACGCAGACACCTGTCTCACGTGTCTCACCAGAGCCATGCCTGTTGCACCCTTTCCATGTGGTCTCTGTGtgggccggggctgggggccgggcctGGCTCTGTCTGGGTGGACGGCTGGGGCCTGGAGTTGGAACAGGCCCCCAGCCTCAGGGGACTGTCAGGCGGGGACTGGGTGGCACCAGAGGGGGTGGAACCCACCCCAGGCTGAGCTGTGGCCTACAGAGCCGGAGTCACTGAGGCTCCCAGACAGAGGCCCAGGAAGGAGAGGCCTCCGTGGAGAGGACCAGCGCCTCAGCTCCTGAccctccagctcctctccccacAGGGCCACGTCAGAGCAGGCCTCCTAACTTGGGCAGTTTGTCGCTGCACCAGATGCGCACACTTGGAATAAAAGCCCCTACAATGGACCCAGCCTTGCTAGAGGCACCCCGgtctgaggtggggagggggccgccCAGAGTTAGCACTGCCCTTGGCCTCCCTGCAGTCCGGGGGCAGCTTGGCCCGCATCCCGCAGAAGCTTATGCTTCAAGGTGGATATGGGATTTACACTCCCCCACACACAGTCCACTGGAAGGGGGGCACATCTCCAGGACACAGACAGGGCTTGCACAGAATAATCGGGAGTCCAGGGTAAAGCCATCAGGGTGCCCCAAGAGCGGCCCATCAGACCTGGGCCGCTCTGCTTCCCAGGAGGGGCTCAGCACTGGCAGCGGGTGGAGACTGAGGGTCGGGGAGCTGGGAGCCCAAAAGTGTGCAGAGCTTGAGCCAGTGGCCCTTGCCAAGGGGTTCAAGGAGAAACCCAAGACCAGAGAGGAGGGGTGGTGGGGCAGGCCTGGAGACAAGGGTATCCTCACAGACAGCACTTTTAGGGAG
The Prionailurus viverrinus isolate Anna chromosome D4, UM_Priviv_1.0, whole genome shotgun sequence genome window above contains:
- the GRIN1 gene encoding glutamate receptor ionotropic, NMDA 1 isoform X3, with product MSTMRLLTLALLFSCSFARAACDPKIVNIGAVLSTRKHEQMFREAVNQANKRHGSWKIQLNATSVTHKPNAIQMALSVCEDLISSQVYAILVSHPPTPNDHFTPTPVSYTAGFYRIPVLGLTTRMSIYSDKSIHLSFLRTVPPYSHQSSVWFEMMRVYSWNHIILLVSDDHEGRAAQKRLETLLEERESKSKKRNYENLDQLSYDNKRGPKAEKVLQFDPGTKNVTALLMEARELEARVIILSASEDDAATVYRAAAMLNMTGSGYVWLVGEREISGNALRYAPDGIIGLQLINGKNESAHISDAVGVVAQAVHELLEKENITDPPRGCVGNTNIWKTGPLFKRVLMSSKYADGVTGRVEFNEDGDRKFANYSIMNLQNRKLVQVGIYNGTHVIPNDRKIIWPGGETEKPRGYQMSTRLKIVTIHQEPFVYVKPTLSDGTCKEEFTVNGDPVKKVICTGPNDTSPGSPRHTVPQCCYGFCIDLLIKLARTMNFTYEVHLVADGKFGTQERVNNSNKKEWNGMMGELLSGQADMIVAPLTINNERAQYIEFSKPFKYQGLTILVKKEIPRSTLDSFMQPFQSTLWLLVGLSVHVVAVMLYLLDRFSPFGRFKVNSEEEEEDALTLSSAMWFSWGVLLNSGIGEGAPRSFSARILGMVWAGFAMIIVASYTANLAAFLVLDRPEERITGINDPRLRNPSDKFIYATVKQSSVDIYFRRQVELSTMYRHMEKHNYESAAEAIQAVRDNKLHAFIWDSAVLEFEASQKCDLVTTGELFFRSGFGIGMRKDSPWKQNVSLSILKSHENGFMEDLDKTWVRYQECDSRSNAPATLTFENMAGVFMLVAGGIVAGIFLIFIEIAYKRHKDARRKQMQLAFAAVNVWRKNLQQYHPTDITGTLNLSDPSVSTVV
- the GRIN1 gene encoding glutamate receptor ionotropic, NMDA 1 isoform X2; the encoded protein is MSTMRLLTLALLFSCSFARAACDPKIVNIGAVLSTRKHEQMFREAVNQANKRHGSWKIQLNATSVTHKPNAIQMALSVCEDLISSQVYAILVSHPPTPNDHFTPTPVSYTAGFYRIPVLGLTTRMSIYSDKSIHLSFLRTVPPYSHQSSVWFEMMRVYSWNHIILLVSDDHEGRAAQKRLETLLEERESKSKKRNYENLDQLSYDNKRGPKAEKVLQFDPGTKNVTALLMEARELEARVIILSASEDDAATVYRAAAMLNMTGSGYVWLVGEREISGNALRYAPDGIIGLQLINGKNESAHISDAVGVVAQAVHELLEKENITDPPRGCVGNTNIWKTGPLFKRVLMSSKYADGVTGRVEFNEDGDRKFANYSIMNLQNRKLVQVGIYNGTHVIPNDRKIIWPGGETEKPRGYQMSTRLKIVTIHQEPFVYVKPTLSDGTCKEEFTVNGDPVKKVICTGPNDTSPGSPRHTVPQCCYGFCIDLLIKLARTMNFTYEVHLVADGKFGTQERVNNSNKKEWNGMMGELLSGQADMIVAPLTINNERAQYIEFSKPFKYQGLTILVKKEIPRSTLDSFMQPFQSTLWLLVGLSVHVVAVMLYLLDRFSPFGRFKVNSEEEEEDALTLSSAMWFSWGVLLNSGIGEGAPRSFSARILGMVWAGFAMIIVASYTANLAAFLVLDRPEERITGINDPRLRNPSDKFIYATVKQSSVDIYFRRQVELSTMYRHMEKHNYESAAEAIQAVRDNKLHAFIWDSAVLEFEASQKCDLVTTGELFFRSGFGIGMRKDSPWKQNVSLSILKSHENGFMEDLDKTWVRYQECDSRSNAPATLTFENMAGVFMLVAGGIVAGIFLIFIEIAYKRHKDARRKQMQLAFAAVNVWRKNLQDRKSGRAEPDPKKKATFRAITSTLASSFKRRRSSKDTQYHPTDITGTLNLSDPSVSTVV